The window GCGCGCAGCGAACCGGCCAGCGCCGAGCCCGGCGCCTGCGGATCCCCGTCGCCGCCGACCAGGACGTCCCGGTCGATGACGTCGTCGCCGCGCCGCACCGCGCCGACCGCCCAGCCCGGTTCGACGGCGATCTCGGCGACCAGGAAGGTCACGACCGGTCCACTCATCGTTGCCCTTCCCGCACGTAATAGTCGGCCCGCCGGTGCTCCACGACGGTGATCACGTCCCGCAGCTGCCGGACGGTCAGCTCGGTGGCCAGCGCGGCACTGATGCTGTCCTTCTGCCGGCCGGACAACTTCGCACCGGTGGGCTGCTGAAGCAGTTCACCGACGACCGCCCGCGGCACCGGCTGATCCTCGGGACAGACACCCTGCACGTCCCGCATGACGCCGAGCAGCCACCGCAGCTCGTAGTCCCGTAGCTGTAGCTTGTCCACCCACTCCGCCGGGTCGGCCGGCTTGTCTTGGTGCTCCTCGCCGGGCACTGTCGGCTGCCACGCCTCGGTGCAGACCTCGGCGACACCGAAGCCTTCGTCGCGGCGTAGGCCGAGCCCGTAGCGGACCGCGCGACGGCCGAACGCGGCCAGCGCCGCCGGTGCCCCGGTCAGCAGGTACGTCGAACCGGCCTCGGCGCACAGGTCGGCGGGTTTCGGCAGGTGGGAGGCGGCGTGCCAGCCGGACCAGGTCCCGGTGCGCACCCAGCGGCGGGTGACGGTGACGCCGGTGCCGGCCAGGTCCACCTCCGGCAGCGGCTCCGGCGCGGGCCGACCGGCGGCGTCGACGAACACGGCCGGGCTGGTCAGCCGCAGCACCAGCCGGTCGGTGTCGACCACCGGGTCGGCGGTCGACGCGGCAGCGGCGGTGTAGCCGGCGTGTCCGCCGACGGTGCGCCGGCCACCGACGCGCACCGCCCGGTCGGCGGTCAACCAGTCGACCGCCCAGCCGGGCAGCGGCTGCGCTCCGGGCCAGATCGAGCCTTCGAGGCGGGTCCCGACGGGCAGCGCTCCTCGTGCGTACAGCTCCTGGTCCTTGGCGGTGCCGGTCGTGCCGTCGATGCTGGTCCGGGTGGTGCGGGTCAGCCGCAGCCCCGGCGGCAGCTCCAGGGCGCCCTTGCCGGGCACGAGCGGGCCGTCACAGGACGGGCAGGTCTCGGCCGGCTCGGGGCCGAACGCCCGGTCGTCGACGAAGCCGCGGCAGGCCCGGTCGCGCGGATACTTGCACCGGTACGCCGACATCGGCACCCGGTTGCTGCCGGCGGGCAGCAGCGGGCCGTAGCGGACGCCGCTGTCGAACAGCAGCCGGAACCGTGCGGCGTCGGCCGGTTCGCACCGGTCCGGTGGCCCG is drawn from Micromonospora sp. Llam0 and contains these coding sequences:
- a CDS encoding RAMP superfamily CRISPR-associated protein — protein: MSGDITAPGSGGDPLRVSLTACQPLAVGVTSEVGYVTESHPYVPGSVLRGALAAAWIAEYGPPDRCEPADAARFRLLFDSGVRYGPLLPAGSNRVPMSAYRCKYPRDRACRGFVDDRAFGPEPAETCPSCDGPLVPGKGALELPPGLRLTRTTRTSIDGTTGTAKDQELYARGALPVGTRLEGSIWPGAQPLPGWAVDWLTADRAVRVGGRRTVGGHAGYTAAAASTADPVVDTDRLVLRLTSPAVFVDAAGRPAPEPLPEVDLAGTGVTVTRRWVRTGTWSGWHAASHLPKPADLCAEAGSTYLLTGAPAALAAFGRRAVRYGLGLRRDEGFGVAEVCTEAWQPTVPGEEHQDKPADPAEWVDKLQLRDYELRWLLGVMRDVQGVCPEDQPVPRAVVGELLQQPTGAKLSGRQKDSISAALATELTVRQLRDVITVVEHRRADYYVREGQR